Part of the Streptomyces sp. NBC_01353 genome, TCCGGGCAACCCCGGTAACCCGGGTACGCCCGGCAACCCCGGGACTCCTGGCAACCCCGGTGACTCGGGCGAGCCCGGCGGCCCCGGTACGCCGAACGGGCCGAACACGCCCGGTACGCGCACCATCACGCAGCCTCAGGCCTCCGAGGAGCTGGCAGAGACCGGTTCGGGTCCGCTCGGGATGATCGTCCCGGCCGGTGCCGGTCTGCTGCTCGCCGGCTCGCTGCTCTACCGCCGCGCCCGCCGCTCCGCCTAGGACGGCCGCGCGACGCAACAGGGGCCCCGCACGGCGGGGCCCCTTCTCATGTCACCAGGTGGCGCGGACCTGACGGATGATGCGCCGGCGCAGCCGCACCCGACGGCTGCCGTCCCGGTGCAGGCTCAGTCGGTCCAACTCCCAGTGCCCGTACTCGGCATGGTCGGTCAGAAGCCGCGTCGCCTCCTTGCGGGAGACGCCGCGCGGCACGTACACGTCGACAAATTCGTATTCCGGCATCGCATCTATTGTGCGGGCACGGGCCCGGTACGGATAGCGTGCGTCTCATGTCTGATGCTGCGCAGCCCACCGCTGCCGAGGTACGTGCCGCCGCCGAGGCGGTCAAAGCCGCACTGGACCGTCACCTCGAGACGGTCGAGCGCCGCTCGGGAGACGACGACCCGGCCGTCTACGAAGCCTTCAACGCCCTCGCCGCGGCGGCCGAGGCGTACGACGAGCGGCTCTACGACCGGTACGACGAGGTCACCCCCTTCGAGATCCCGGGCGCCGACGATTCGCTGCCGCCGTACGCGGGTCCCGAGGAGCCGCACGCCCTCAGCGTGCTGATCCGTCGCGACTACGCGGTGGTGGAGCCGAAGCGACTGCTCGCCCAGGCCCAGCGCATCGCCGATCTGGAGAGCGACGAGGAGGGCGCGGACGCCGCCCCCGTCGTCGGCGCCAGCACGCACGCTGCCCTCGGCGTGCTCTTCGGTGAGTACGAACCGGACGAAATCGCCTCACGGCACAAGGAGTTCGGCCTGGAGGAGGGCGACTCCACCCTCTGGGTCTCGGCCGCGGAGGAGCTGCCGGATCCGGGG contains:
- a CDS encoding DUF5703 family protein; translation: MPEYEFVDVYVPRGVSRKEATRLLTDHAEYGHWELDRLSLHRDGSRRVRLRRRIIRQVRATW